In Hyphomicrobium denitrificans 1NES1, one DNA window encodes the following:
- a CDS encoding toll/interleukin-1 receptor domain-containing protein codes for MADPNAITAAQRQTILITHANAEDNDVARWLAARLVMAGYHTWVDLRSLKGGQDFWDEIENELRHRVIKQIVLISPHIRKPGVKKELALGDAIGRQLNDPDFMIPIRIAPVPHSEFPPELLRRNAIEAQPSWSACLPLLLETLQDAGVPRSTSGRGDLVANIVAAQEAARRAIVRSPEKLVSNWFDLAPGRPNLRMFGSKGTPGQLDAWLDTVRLPFIRHSGLVATFCDPATFAAAGSRGPTLVDRFNLPFDSLVRGRDDTPFVNRADARRNVTNLVRQHWDLALERRGLKIFEFAAGKTGWYFPDGLIDGSVTADLGDGLRVDRILSGKFKERRWHLCLVARTRLWPDPLSASMPTSLSPRTARSSQARPRTGCAAD; via the coding sequence GTGGCAGACCCCAACGCGATAACAGCGGCACAACGGCAGACGATTCTGATTACGCATGCAAATGCGGAAGACAATGACGTCGCGCGCTGGCTGGCGGCACGGCTGGTGATGGCGGGCTATCACACGTGGGTCGATCTGCGGTCATTGAAGGGCGGCCAAGATTTCTGGGACGAGATCGAAAACGAACTCCGGCATCGTGTCATCAAGCAGATCGTTCTGATCTCGCCCCACATTCGCAAACCTGGTGTCAAGAAAGAACTCGCGCTCGGCGACGCTATCGGCCGTCAGCTAAACGATCCGGATTTCATGATCCCGATCCGTATCGCGCCAGTTCCCCACTCGGAATTTCCGCCCGAACTCCTGCGGCGCAATGCCATCGAAGCTCAGCCCAGCTGGTCAGCTTGCCTCCCGCTTCTGCTTGAGACCTTGCAGGATGCCGGCGTGCCTCGATCGACCTCCGGCCGCGGCGATCTCGTCGCCAACATTGTTGCCGCGCAGGAAGCTGCCCGGCGGGCTATTGTCCGGTCGCCAGAGAAACTCGTGTCGAATTGGTTCGATCTTGCACCTGGCAGGCCCAATCTCAGGATGTTTGGAAGCAAAGGCACGCCGGGCCAGTTGGACGCTTGGCTGGACACTGTGCGGCTACCCTTCATTCGCCACAGCGGGCTCGTGGCCACATTCTGCGATCCTGCAACCTTTGCAGCAGCGGGCAGCCGCGGCCCCACGCTGGTTGACCGGTTCAATCTTCCTTTCGACAGCCTAGTTCGGGGCCGCGATGATACGCCCTTCGTCAATCGCGCAGACGCCCGCCGCAACGTCACCAATCTTGTCCGCCAGCACTGGGATCTGGCGCTCGAACGACGGGGCCTCAAAATATTCGAGTTCGCCGCCGGCAAGACGGGTTGGTACTTTCCTGACGGCCTGATCGACGGCTCCGTCACCGCCGACCTCGGCGATGGGTTGCGCGTCGACCGCATCCTCAGCGGCAAGTTCAAGGAGCGGCGTTGGCATCTCTGTCTTGTCGCCCGAACGCGGCTGTGGCCAGATCCGCTGTCCGCGTCCATGCCAACATCGCTCTCTCCGAGGACGGCAAGGTCCTCGCAGGCGAGGCCACGCACGGGCTGCGCCGCCGACTGA
- a CDS encoding argonaute/piwi family protein has product MTLEAIHLPEPLLAFAHGQSLEGPKDGLFLFGPVEDASGRNQVRIGIIGTPEGVGLARLWLRRLSGFILGKTDKSGNPVSWAPSWPGFAECFGVSLPLQGTAELKLDRVAVEAAIKKGNRADAVRSTVIMFAAAIRNHVRTEERQPDLWLVVVPDVVFRYGRPQVGLPPKAERTRSTIISAKAAKRALIGGDLFPEIVDEAETYLFSSNFHHQLKAELLQDKIALQLALESTLEDRAITNAKAERRRGLLDEATVAWNFATTLYFKMDAKPWALAEVRPGVCYVGLVFKKNPSPTAAGETCCAAQMFLNSGDGLVFRGALGPWYSDKTREYHLSLKAAKSLMISVVNGYKAKHGRYPVQLFIHGRHTFNVDEWRGFASAVTDETQLIGVRIQSQDDMRLFRPQASTPVLRGTAILVTKRTGLLWTLGYVPRLASYQGFETPKPLSVEVTHGDVDLKQVLADVLALTKLNYNACDFASGLPVTLKFADRVGEILMASPRTVSAPPLPFRFYI; this is encoded by the coding sequence ATGACACTCGAGGCAATCCACCTGCCGGAACCGTTGCTCGCATTTGCACACGGCCAGTCGCTAGAAGGGCCCAAGGATGGGCTGTTCCTGTTCGGCCCGGTCGAGGATGCGAGTGGCCGCAATCAGGTCCGTATCGGTATCATCGGAACGCCGGAGGGCGTTGGGCTTGCGCGGCTCTGGCTTAGGCGCCTGTCGGGCTTCATCCTCGGCAAGACCGACAAGAGCGGCAATCCGGTATCATGGGCACCCTCGTGGCCCGGCTTCGCCGAGTGTTTCGGGGTCTCCCTTCCACTGCAAGGTACCGCCGAGCTAAAGCTCGATCGCGTCGCCGTCGAGGCCGCGATCAAGAAGGGGAATCGCGCCGATGCCGTTAGGTCGACGGTGATCATGTTCGCAGCCGCCATTCGCAATCATGTCCGCACCGAGGAGCGGCAACCCGACCTGTGGTTAGTCGTGGTGCCCGATGTTGTCTTCCGGTACGGCCGACCGCAGGTCGGCCTCCCGCCCAAGGCAGAGCGCACACGATCGACGATCATCTCGGCCAAGGCTGCGAAACGGGCGCTCATCGGCGGCGACCTGTTTCCCGAGATCGTCGACGAAGCAGAGACCTATCTTTTTTCGAGCAATTTCCATCACCAGCTCAAGGCTGAACTGCTGCAGGACAAGATAGCACTCCAACTCGCCCTCGAGAGCACGCTGGAGGATCGGGCGATCACCAACGCCAAGGCAGAGCGCCGTCGTGGGCTGCTGGACGAGGCAACCGTCGCCTGGAACTTCGCCACGACGCTGTACTTTAAGATGGACGCCAAGCCGTGGGCCCTGGCCGAGGTGCGACCCGGCGTTTGCTACGTTGGCTTGGTTTTCAAGAAGAACCCCTCTCCAACTGCCGCAGGCGAGACATGCTGCGCAGCGCAGATGTTCCTAAATTCGGGCGACGGTCTCGTGTTCCGCGGTGCCCTCGGACCCTGGTACTCCGATAAGACGCGCGAGTATCACCTCTCGCTGAAGGCGGCCAAGTCTCTCATGATCTCCGTGGTCAACGGCTACAAGGCCAAACACGGACGCTACCCCGTTCAGTTGTTCATCCATGGCAGGCACACGTTCAACGTCGATGAGTGGCGTGGCTTCGCCTCCGCCGTCACTGATGAGACCCAGTTAATCGGCGTGCGCATCCAGAGCCAGGATGACATGCGCCTATTCCGCCCGCAGGCATCCACCCCTGTCCTGCGCGGGACGGCTATTCTCGTGACCAAGCGCACGGGGCTCCTGTGGACCCTCGGGTATGTCCCGCGCCTTGCTAGCTACCAGGGCTTCGAAACACCCAAGCCGCTATCCGTCGAGGTCACGCATGGTGATGTCGATCTGAAGCAGGTGCTCGCTGACGTACTTGCCTTGACCAAGCTCAACTATAACGCCTGCGATTTTGCGAGCGGATTGCCCGTGACGCTGAAGTTCGCCGATCGTGTCGGCGAAATTCTCATGGCCTCCCCTCGGACCGTCTCGGCACCACCTCTTCCTTTCCGCTTCTATATTTGA
- a CDS encoding MarR family transcriptional regulator: MAFNRVNLGSQAQRIEEGRQAAQQKRKRLQTEEARYTLILHSARKKLGISIHEYCLADSVHKLSSTHSPVPGWCFASKEQLGQSLGFSRQSIHGMIKRLREVGLVELQPETGYLRSTQKWRDTVEVTKALVFGD, translated from the coding sequence ATGGCTTTCAATCGCGTCAATTTAGGTTCTCAGGCACAGAGGATCGAGGAAGGCCGCCAGGCCGCGCAGCAGAAGCGCAAGCGTCTACAGACCGAAGAGGCCCGCTACACGCTGATCCTGCACTCCGCACGCAAGAAGCTCGGCATCTCGATCCACGAATACTGCCTGGCCGACAGCGTCCATAAGCTTTCGAGCACGCACAGCCCCGTGCCTGGCTGGTGCTTCGCCTCCAAGGAGCAGCTCGGCCAGAGCCTCGGTTTCTCTCGCCAGTCCATCCACGGGATGATCAAGCGCCTGCGCGAGGTGGGCCTTGTCGAGCTCCAGCCGGAGACCGGCTACCTCCGTTCGACACAGAAATGGCGCGACACCGTTGAAGTCACGAAGGCGCTCGTGTTCGGCGACTAA
- a CDS encoding methanol/ethanol family PQQ-dependent dehydrogenase, with amino-acid sequence MRISTVSCALALLAYATTPALANESVTEAVKNPKNWAMQQGDYANHRYSTLDQINTSNVGKMQTAWSFSTGVLRGHEGSPLVIGNMMYLTTPFPNVVFALDLDKNQQIVWKYTPKQDPSVIPVMCCDTVNRGVQYADGKIFLYQADTTLVALDAKTGKEIWKAVNGDPKKGETGTSAPLIVKDKVIVGISGAEFGIRGRLTAYNISDGKLAWTAYSTGPDHDMLVDPEKTMSLGKPIGKDSSLKTWNGDQWRIGGGSTWGWYSYDPELNLIYYGTANPGTWNSVQRAGPDGKPIDQKWTMTIFARDPDTGVAKWVYQMTPFDQWDYDGVNEMILVDGLDIKGQKHNALVHFDRSGIAYTLDRKTGIPLVAEKFDPVVNWTTGIDLDPQSATYGRPKVVDAKSPFHNGQDVNSKDICPAALGSKDEQPASYSPLTGLFYVPTNHVCMDYEPFKVSYTAGQPYVGATLSMYPPKGEEGHMGNFIAWDASKGKIVWSKPERFSVWSGALTTAGGIACYGTLEGYFKCVDQKDGKELYKYKTSSGVIGNVFTYEHNGKQYIGVFSGVGGWAGIGLAAGLTNPTDGLGTVGGYSALSNYTALGGSLTVWSLP; translated from the coding sequence ATGCGAATATCCACCGTAAGCTGCGCACTGGCCTTACTGGCCTACGCCACGACGCCAGCTCTCGCCAACGAGAGCGTGACAGAGGCCGTTAAGAATCCAAAAAACTGGGCGATGCAGCAAGGCGACTACGCCAACCATCGCTATTCCACACTCGATCAGATCAACACGTCGAATGTCGGAAAAATGCAGACGGCATGGAGCTTTTCAACCGGCGTTCTCAGAGGTCACGAAGGATCGCCGCTCGTCATCGGCAACATGATGTACCTGACGACGCCATTCCCCAACGTCGTCTTTGCACTCGACCTCGATAAGAACCAACAGATCGTCTGGAAATATACGCCAAAGCAGGATCCTTCCGTTATTCCCGTCATGTGCTGTGATACAGTGAACCGTGGCGTGCAGTATGCGGACGGCAAGATCTTCCTCTATCAAGCGGACACGACGCTCGTCGCCCTCGATGCCAAGACAGGCAAGGAAATTTGGAAAGCCGTCAACGGTGATCCAAAGAAGGGCGAAACTGGTACGAGCGCGCCGCTCATCGTCAAGGACAAAGTGATTGTCGGCATTTCCGGTGCCGAGTTTGGTATCCGCGGGCGCCTGACGGCCTACAACATCTCGGACGGCAAGCTCGCCTGGACCGCCTACTCGACCGGTCCGGATCATGACATGCTTGTTGATCCGGAAAAGACGATGTCGCTCGGGAAGCCGATCGGCAAGGACAGCTCGCTGAAGACCTGGAACGGGGACCAGTGGCGGATTGGCGGCGGCTCGACCTGGGGCTGGTATTCGTACGATCCCGAGCTAAACCTGATCTATTACGGGACGGCAAATCCCGGAACCTGGAACTCGGTGCAGCGCGCGGGGCCGGACGGCAAGCCCATCGATCAGAAGTGGACGATGACGATCTTTGCCCGCGATCCTGACACGGGCGTGGCAAAGTGGGTATATCAGATGACGCCGTTCGACCAGTGGGACTACGATGGCGTCAACGAGATGATCCTCGTGGATGGCCTCGACATCAAAGGTCAGAAGCATAATGCGCTCGTTCACTTCGATCGCAGCGGCATTGCCTACACACTGGACCGCAAGACGGGCATCCCGCTGGTGGCGGAGAAGTTCGATCCGGTCGTCAACTGGACGACGGGTATCGATCTTGATCCGCAGAGTGCGACATATGGGCGGCCGAAGGTGGTTGACGCCAAATCGCCATTCCACAATGGCCAGGACGTGAACTCCAAGGACATCTGTCCAGCGGCCCTCGGCAGCAAAGACGAACAACCCGCTTCGTATTCGCCATTAACGGGCCTCTTCTACGTGCCGACCAACCATGTGTGCATGGACTATGAGCCATTCAAAGTCTCGTATACGGCGGGACAGCCCTACGTCGGCGCAACATTGTCGATGTATCCGCCGAAGGGTGAAGAAGGCCACATGGGCAACTTCATTGCCTGGGACGCGAGCAAGGGCAAGATTGTCTGGTCGAAGCCCGAGAGGTTCTCGGTGTGGTCGGGCGCGCTCACGACGGCCGGCGGCATCGCCTGCTACGGCACGCTCGAAGGTTACTTCAAGTGCGTCGATCAGAAAGACGGCAAGGAATTGTACAAGTACAAGACGTCATCGGGCGTCATCGGCAACGTCTTCACCTACGAGCATAACGGCAAGCAGTACATCGGCGTCTTCTCGGGCGTCGGTGGTTGGGCCGGCATCGGCCTTGCGGCCGGGCTAACCAATCCAACAGACGGATTAGGTACGGTCGGCGGCTACTCAGCCTTAAGCAACTACACGGCTCTTGGCGGTTCGTTGACCGTCTGGTCGTTGCCATGA
- a CDS encoding FAD-dependent oxidoreductase codes for MKSNVKLLKKETIARDTMAFSFEKPENFEFRAGQFADFTLINPAETDTEGDTRGFSLVHAPFEPNLVVATRMRNTAYKRCLKNLPVGAGVALDGPYGDFTLHKTQATPAAFLIGGIGVTPVRSMIAQSLHDRTAHEITLLHACRTFEDFPFKAEFEQLASKHRRITYVPVASESAPDDWHGERGRVDEAMVMKYVPDLNRPIYYLAGPEGMVKAMRELLIRLNVNEDNIRTEEFAGY; via the coding sequence ATGAAATCCAATGTGAAACTGCTCAAAAAGGAAACTATCGCTCGCGATACCATGGCTTTCTCATTTGAGAAGCCGGAGAATTTCGAATTCCGGGCAGGACAATTTGCGGATTTCACGCTGATCAATCCGGCGGAGACGGATACCGAAGGCGATACGCGTGGTTTTTCGCTGGTGCACGCGCCGTTCGAGCCGAATTTGGTGGTTGCGACACGCATGCGCAATACCGCATACAAAAGATGCCTGAAGAACTTGCCCGTTGGCGCGGGAGTGGCCCTGGACGGACCGTACGGCGACTTTACCTTGCATAAGACGCAAGCGACGCCGGCGGCGTTTTTAATCGGCGGTATCGGCGTGACGCCGGTCCGGAGCATGATCGCCCAATCCCTTCATGACCGGACCGCGCATGAGATCACCTTACTGCATGCTTGCCGTACGTTCGAAGATTTTCCGTTCAAGGCGGAATTCGAACAACTCGCATCGAAACATCGGCGCATCACCTACGTGCCGGTCGCGTCCGAGTCGGCGCCGGATGACTGGCATGGCGAACGCGGCCGCGTCGACGAAGCAATGGTGATGAAATACGTCCCGGATCTGAACCGGCCAATCTATTATCTGGCCGGCCCCGAAGGCATGGTCAAGGCGATGCGCGAGTTACTCATCCGGCTGAACGTGAACGAAGACAACATTCGGACGGAAGAATTCGCGGGCTACTAA
- a CDS encoding TonB-dependent receptor: protein MHHTNSYASLQPATNRVKLPEFTTVDAALYCQINDYVRAQFNVTNLFNENYIVSADSNDNLLPGATRTFLVSLTLSF from the coding sequence GTGCATCACACCAACTCCTACGCGTCGCTCCAACCGGCAACCAATCGCGTGAAGCTGCCGGAATTTACCACAGTCGACGCCGCGCTCTATTGCCAAATCAATGATTACGTCCGAGCGCAGTTCAACGTCACCAATCTCTTCAACGAGAACTACATCGTCTCTGCAGACAGCAATGATAATCTGCTGCCTGGCGCAACGAGGACCTTCTTAGTCTCGCTGACTTTATCCTTTTAG
- a CDS encoding HigA family addiction module antitoxin, which translates to MTKKSHPAPSLLDMKRVSTHPGEMLDEEFLKPLNMSARSLAKEIGVPANRLTELIAERRGMTADTAIRLARYFGGSAEFWMNLQSMYDLTKAVVEKRKVYTAIVGRRAA; encoded by the coding sequence ATGACGAAGAAATCCCATCCGGCACCGAGCCTGCTCGACATGAAGCGTGTTTCGACGCATCCAGGCGAAATGTTGGACGAAGAGTTCCTAAAGCCGCTCAACATGAGTGCGCGGTCGCTTGCCAAGGAAATCGGCGTTCCCGCTAATCGGCTGACGGAGCTGATCGCAGAGCGGCGCGGCATGACGGCAGATACGGCAATCCGGTTGGCGCGCTATTTCGGCGGCTCGGCAGAATTCTGGATGAACCTACAATCGATGTACGACTTGACCAAGGCGGTCGTCGAGAAGCGGAAAGTGTATACTGCAATCGTGGGGCGCAGGGCCGCGTAA
- a CDS encoding type II toxin-antitoxin system RelE/ParE family toxin, with translation MIIDFASKATAEFFATGKTKEGWQNVSSVAKRKLDQLASTTALSELAVPPGNHLEALAGDRDGQHSIRINDQWRVCFRWTEAGPSEVEITDYH, from the coding sequence ATGATAATCGATTTCGCCTCGAAAGCGACGGCTGAATTCTTCGCTACGGGAAAGACTAAGGAGGGTTGGCAAAACGTCAGCTCGGTGGCGAAGCGCAAACTCGACCAGCTTGCGAGCACAACGGCGTTGAGCGAACTGGCTGTTCCTCCTGGCAATCATTTGGAGGCATTGGCTGGTGACAGAGACGGCCAGCACTCGATCCGTATCAACGACCAATGGCGAGTTTGCTTCCGTTGGACGGAAGCGGGGCCGAGCGAAGTTGAGATTACGGATTACCACTGA
- a CDS encoding calcium-binding protein — protein MRSNKSAQPPTRHNGTGNSLANVITANAGNNVLDGGAGTDTASYATAMSGVMVSLGLTGAQATGGSGTDTLLNFENLTGSAYNDTLTGSAGVSNVLTGGAGNDTYYVQDTGDIVTEAANGGTDSVFSSVTYTLAANVENLTLTGTANINGTGNALNNILTGNSGTNALAGGAGNDTYIIQNTTDVVSEASSAGTDTVLSSVTYTLGSNVENLTLTGAAAINATGNALANTLNGGSGIDTMIGHGGNDTYYVDNAADVVTEGYQGGSDTVYASVSYTLAAGQEIEFLRGNAGSTGLTLTGNEFNNTIIGNTGADTLNGGLGNDTLTGGSGADSFVFNTALNASTNVDTITDFTRGSDKIKLDNAIFTALGTTQNIALPASAFYIGTAAHDSDDHIIYNSTTGDLMYDPDGTGSAPAVLFAHLSPGLTTLAASDFTIV, from the coding sequence TTGCGCTCAAATAAGTCGGCCCAGCCTCCTACGCGCCACAACGGCACCGGCAACTCGCTTGCGAACGTCATCACTGCTAATGCCGGTAATAACGTTCTCGACGGTGGGGCGGGCACCGATACCGCGAGCTACGCGACAGCGATGTCGGGCGTGATGGTGTCGTTGGGCTTGACAGGTGCGCAGGCGACGGGTGGATCGGGTACCGACACGCTCTTGAACTTCGAGAACCTGACGGGCAGCGCCTATAACGACACGCTGACCGGGTCGGCGGGAGTCAGCAACGTCTTGACCGGCGGTGCCGGCAACGACACCTACTACGTCCAAGACACCGGTGACATTGTCACTGAGGCGGCCAATGGAGGCACCGACAGTGTGTTCTCTTCCGTAACCTACACTCTCGCTGCTAACGTCGAAAACCTGACGCTGACGGGAACAGCGAATATCAACGGCACCGGCAACGCGCTCAACAATATCTTGACTGGCAACTCCGGCACCAACGCGTTGGCGGGTGGCGCAGGCAACGATACCTACATCATCCAGAACACGACCGATGTGGTGAGCGAGGCCTCGAGTGCCGGAACCGATACCGTTCTCTCATCGGTGACCTACACGCTCGGGTCCAATGTTGAGAACCTGACGTTGACGGGGGCGGCGGCGATCAATGCAACGGGTAACGCGCTCGCCAATACCTTGAATGGTGGTTCCGGTATCGATACCATGATCGGCCACGGCGGCAATGATACCTACTATGTCGACAACGCCGCCGACGTCGTGACCGAAGGCTACCAGGGTGGCAGCGACACGGTTTACGCGAGCGTCAGCTATACGCTGGCGGCCGGCCAGGAAATCGAATTCCTACGGGGCAATGCCGGCTCGACTGGCCTGACGCTCACCGGCAATGAGTTCAACAACACGATCATCGGCAATACCGGCGCGGACACCCTCAATGGCGGTCTCGGCAATGACACCTTGACGGGCGGCTCGGGCGCCGACTCCTTCGTCTTCAACACGGCGCTCAATGCTTCGACCAACGTCGACACGATCACTGACTTCACGCGTGGCTCGGATAAGATCAAGCTCGACAATGCGATCTTCACGGCTCTCGGGACAACGCAGAACATCGCGTTGCCGGCTTCCGCCTTCTACATCGGCACCGCCGCGCATGATTCAGACGATCACATTATTTACAATTCGACGACGGGAGACCTGATGTACGATCCTGACGGCACCGGATCCGCTCCAGCTGTCCTGTTTGCCCATTTGTCTCCCGGGCTGACGACGTTGGCGGCAAGCGATTTTACGATCGTTTGA
- a CDS encoding anti-sigma factor family protein — translation MIKPTAWSSREESLLLLNAYIDNELDAASALDVERRLASDATLKAEYDRLKQLQSALQSQIATERASDDLKSRIAQIADPPGAVIVPLRSSFQRRDGWGRLAAAAALAAFVAGAGMYGILRQDPVSNDVAAIVADHRRALLAATPYDVASSDRHTVKPWFDSKLALSPQVVDLASSGFPLAGGRVEILDGKAVPVLVYRRRAHVISVVAVPSGRTNATSSPSVAETRDGYSVIRWRGRDFDYFAVSDIADGELSEFVAHWRDAANAR, via the coding sequence ATGATCAAACCAACGGCATGGTCCTCGCGGGAGGAATCGCTTCTTCTGCTGAATGCTTATATCGATAATGAACTTGATGCGGCCTCGGCGCTGGACGTAGAGCGGCGTCTGGCAAGCGACGCCACACTCAAAGCCGAATACGATCGATTGAAGCAGCTGCAGAGCGCGCTACAGTCACAAATCGCAACGGAGCGCGCCTCGGATGATCTGAAGAGTCGTATTGCGCAAATTGCGGATCCTCCGGGCGCGGTCATCGTTCCGCTTCGCTCATCATTTCAAAGGCGTGATGGTTGGGGGCGGTTGGCCGCGGCTGCGGCGCTGGCGGCTTTCGTCGCGGGGGCTGGTATGTATGGTATCCTGCGTCAGGATCCGGTCTCCAATGATGTGGCAGCAATCGTCGCCGATCACCGGCGTGCCTTGCTGGCGGCGACACCCTACGACGTCGCATCAAGCGATCGGCATACGGTAAAACCCTGGTTTGATAGCAAGCTTGCACTCTCGCCGCAGGTGGTCGATCTCGCATCTTCAGGATTTCCGCTGGCGGGAGGGCGCGTCGAAATTCTGGACGGAAAGGCCGTTCCGGTCCTGGTTTATCGTCGCCGCGCCCACGTCATCAGCGTCGTTGCTGTACCCAGCGGCCGAACAAATGCGACATCTTCGCCGTCGGTTGCGGAAACGCGCGATGGTTATTCCGTGATCCGTTGGCGTGGACGCGATTTCGATTATTTCGCCGTCTCCGATATCGCCGATGGCGAGCTCAGCGAGTTCGTTGCACACTGGCGCGACGCTGCCAACGCTCGTTGA
- a CDS encoding sigma-70 family RNA polymerase sigma factor, giving the protein MDDKQRFAEVVLPHVDDALALARWLTGNCADAEDVLQDACIRAFRAISSVGDDAPRAWFLAIVRNTAFTWMAKNRPKAMITTDDEGTFERASLEMVGPKSSPEAMLIEKADAEHIHHAIAALPVAYREVLVLREIEGLSYQEVAKVLSIPIGTVMSRLARARNLLIQRIGMAGTGKAGVA; this is encoded by the coding sequence ATGGACGACAAGCAACGATTTGCAGAAGTGGTGCTGCCGCACGTTGACGACGCGCTCGCTTTGGCGCGTTGGCTTACGGGCAATTGCGCCGATGCCGAAGATGTTCTGCAGGACGCCTGCATACGTGCCTTCCGCGCGATTTCATCCGTCGGCGATGATGCTCCGCGTGCGTGGTTTCTCGCCATTGTCCGCAACACGGCCTTTACCTGGATGGCGAAGAACCGACCCAAGGCCATGATAACGACCGATGACGAAGGAACGTTCGAACGGGCAAGCTTGGAAATGGTCGGACCGAAATCCTCGCCGGAAGCCATGTTGATCGAGAAAGCGGATGCCGAGCACATCCATCATGCCATCGCGGCATTGCCTGTCGCTTATCGCGAGGTCTTGGTGCTCAGAGAGATCGAGGGCCTTAGCTATCAGGAAGTCGCGAAAGTTCTTTCGATCCCCATTGGAACAGTGATGTCGCGTCTTGCGCGTGCCCGCAACCTTCTCATTCAGCGCATCGGAATGGCAGGCACCGGAAAGGCGGGTGTCGCATGA
- a CDS encoding c-type cytochrome — translation MMQILKCVAVAALGLVVSGRALAADVSHGEEVYQSCQDCHSLDTNDLGPKHRGVFGRKAGSVLDYNYSPALKNSGLTWTEETLDKWLTDPQKLVPGSKMFFHLDAAKDRADVIEYLKERAR, via the coding sequence ATGATGCAGATATTGAAATGCGTCGCTGTCGCGGCGCTTGGCCTGGTTGTTTCCGGTCGCGCACTGGCGGCTGACGTATCGCACGGTGAAGAGGTCTATCAGAGCTGCCAGGACTGTCATTCGCTGGACACGAACGATCTCGGACCGAAACATCGCGGGGTGTTCGGCAGGAAGGCCGGCTCAGTTCTGGACTACAACTACTCTCCCGCCTTGAAGAATTCGGGCTTGACGTGGACCGAGGAGACACTCGACAAGTGGTTGACCGACCCGCAGAAGCTCGTTCCCGGTTCGAAAATGTTCTTTCATCTCGATGCGGCAAAGGATCGTGCGGACGTCATCGAATACCTGAAGGAACGGGCGCGTTAG
- a CDS encoding metallophosphoesterase family protein, with amino-acid sequence MDDSANDPKLNRRHALECMLWAGTGVLWTVAGGVPKSLSLLDDAQAAAAATSGFTFMQISDSHVGFDKPANPHAIDTLKEAVGRIDALPTKPAFLLHTGDITHSAKPAEFDDANQIISGTRLNVHYVPGEHDITDPATEKAYLERYGKHTKGGGWYSFDANGVHFVGLNNIVDLKQFGLGYLGHEQLEWLEDDLRPLKSSTPIVVFAHIPLWSVYPSWGWGTDDAAVALSYLKRFGSVTVLNGHIHQLMQKVEGNVTFHTARSTAFPQPEPGTAPSPGPLRVPADKLRSVLGITSVAFKRNNLPLAITDTSLAD; translated from the coding sequence ATGGACGATAGCGCTAATGATCCCAAGCTCAATCGACGGCATGCACTGGAATGCATGCTTTGGGCAGGCACGGGTGTCCTTTGGACAGTGGCCGGCGGGGTCCCCAAGTCGCTTTCGTTGCTCGATGATGCGCAAGCGGCTGCGGCGGCAACGAGCGGCTTCACCTTCATGCAAATTTCCGACAGCCATGTCGGATTCGACAAGCCGGCCAATCCTCACGCGATAGACACACTGAAAGAAGCTGTCGGCCGAATCGATGCACTGCCGACAAAACCAGCCTTCCTGTTACACACCGGCGATATTACGCACAGCGCAAAGCCCGCAGAATTCGATGACGCGAACCAGATCATCAGCGGCACGCGTCTCAACGTGCACTATGTTCCGGGCGAGCATGACATTACCGACCCTGCGACCGAGAAAGCTTATCTCGAACGCTATGGCAAACACACGAAAGGCGGCGGCTGGTACAGCTTCGATGCCAATGGCGTGCACTTCGTCGGGCTCAACAACATCGTCGATTTGAAGCAGTTCGGATTGGGATACCTCGGACACGAGCAGCTTGAATGGCTCGAGGATGATTTGCGACCGCTGAAGTCTTCGACGCCGATCGTCGTCTTCGCGCATATCCCGCTATGGTCGGTCTATCCGAGCTGGGGATGGGGGACGGACGATGCTGCCGTAGCGCTAAGCTACCTGAAGCGTTTCGGATCGGTGACCGTCCTCAACGGCCACATTCATCAGCTCATGCAGAAGGTCGAAGGGAACGTGACGTTTCATACCGCACGATCCACGGCCTTCCCACAGCCGGAGCCCGGTACAGCGCCTTCCCCCGGGCCACTCCGGGTGCCGGCTGACAAACTTCGCAGCGTGCTCGGCATCACCAGCGTCGCGTTCAAGAGGAATAATTTGCCGCTGGCCATAACCGACACGTCATTGGCTGACTGA